The Cyprinus carpio isolate SPL01 chromosome B17, ASM1834038v1, whole genome shotgun sequence genome has a window encoding:
- the LOC109060599 gene encoding type-1A angiotensin II receptor, which yields MSAGNNSSYWAWNCTYPSDLALPLVPYMDCPSNRMYASNFIPLVFYILSILGTIGNLWSLWACLRPSQPWSIGSIGVLNLALCDLAYLASMGPWAVYISSDYHWKIGHSLCVVVKILYFGGLTSSTMFICAISTDRFLAIVFPLESRMIRTPRNSALVSVLLWAITGLFIYFSYPNILYWVRKDGIHVCGAVVISRFRTTEATYNLLSYYSIQVSVPLLLIIPSYVKIISRMKQSRQQWGPGNMQGLDKTIWLIAVFIANFLVCWVPGQLLHIIACIIFFSLDHCKNACWVAWVVNLLSEASQILYCLNACLDPLIFHMQQGHCELVVLANWVRKVLQVGKKRDSEGPSEEPPSVIQLHGGSKDRMCKTQNNKNMKK from the coding sequence ATGTCGGCAGGAAACAACAGTTCTTATTGGGCTTGGAACTGCACCTACCCCAGTGATTTGGCCCTTCCGTTGGTTCCCTACATGGACTGTCCCTCCAACCGAATGTACGCCTCCAACTTCATACCTCTTGTCTTTTACATACTTTCCATCCTTGGAACAATTGGAAACCTCTGGAGCCTGTGGGCTTGCCTGCGTCCATCCCAACCTTGGAGTATCGGGTCCATAGGTGTACTGAACCTGGCTCTATGTGACCTTGCTTATCTGGCGTCTATGGGACCCTGGGCTGTCTACATTAGCTCCGACTACCACTGGAAAATTGGCCATTCGCTCTGCGTGGTGGTGAAAATCCTGTACTTCGGCGGGTTGACGTCTAGTACCATGTTCATCTGCGCCATCAGCACTGACCGCTTCCTTGCAATCGTCTTCCCTTTGGAGTCCCGGATGATCCGGACCCCTCGGAACAGCGCACTGGTTTCGGTTCTACTCTGGGCCATCACCGGCCTCTTCATCTACTTCAGTTATCCTAACATTCTCTACTGGGTCAGGAAGGATGGCATCCATGTGTGTGGAGCAGTGGTGATCTCCAGGTTCAGGACCACTGAAGCAACCTACAATCTTCTGTCCTATTACTCCATTCAGGTTTCTGTCCCATTGCTCCTCATCATTCCCTCCTATGTGAAGATCATTTCCCGGATGAAGCAGTCACGGCAACAGTGGGGCCCAGGCAACATGCAAGGCCTGGACAAGACCATCTGGCTGATTGCTGTTTTCATTGCAAACTTCCTGGTTTGTTGGGTGCCAGGGCAGCTGCTTCACATCATCGCCTGTATCATTTTCTTCAGTTTGGATCACTGCAAAAACGCTTGCTGGGTTGCATGGGTGGTCAACCTGCTCTCTGAAGCCTCCCAGATACTGTACTGTCTCAATGCATGTCTTGATCCTTTAATTTTCCACATGCAGCAAGGACACTGTGAACTGGTTGTGTTGGCAAACTGGGTTAGAAAGGTCTTACAGGTAGGTAAGAAACGAGATTCGGAAGGGCCTTCAGAGGAACCTCCCAGTGTGATCCAACTTCATGGTGGTTCCAAAGACAGAATGTgcaaaactcaaaataataaaaacatgaaaaaatga